TGAGATTGTAATCAATTCGGCTGATATTTCGTTTGAAACTTTCCGCTCAGGTGGTGCCGGTGGACAGAATGTAAACAAGGTAGAAACCGCGGTGCGTTTGCGACATGCACCCTCTGGTATCATTATTGAAAACTCTGAATCACGCTCTCAACTTGCCAACAAAGAAAAAGCCATGCAGTTACTCCGTTCTCAACTTTACGAATTGGAGTTGAGAAAAAAACTGGAGAAGCAAAATGAAATTGAAGCCGGTAAAAAGAAAATTGAATGGGGTTCTCAAATTCGCAACTACACCATGCAACCTTATAAATTGGTGAAAGATGTGCGCACCGGACATGAAAGTTTTGATGTGGATGCGGTGATGAATGGTGAAATTGATGAGTTTCTGAAAGCATACCTCATGCAGTATTAATTCTTGCACAAATACTAAACCGTTACAGAGATAGTATCTCAATGAATGGTTCAATTTTTGTGATCGTTTGAGGAAAATTGGATGTATGAAAAAACTTTTCCTCCCGCTGCTGACGCTTGTCTTATTGTCATGCAATAATAACGCGCAATTAAATCATATTGAGAAAAAAATGTTGGGCTCATGGCATTATTCAAAGGTTGAGTATAAACCCAATTTTGGATTTAATCAAAATTTTACTGACACATACAGTGATATCACGTTGCAGTTCAATAGTGATCTGACTGTTACTCTAAACAATGATAAAACGCTGGAATCTTATTCCGGTGTATGGGAGGTGAATGATGTAATGGTGCCTTCATCTGACGGTTCTACTGAATTTTGTTATGAACTCATTGCCTCATTAAGTGATGATATTTCAGGAACAGCGATGTTGATTATCTGGGAAAATCTTAACGTGACATCTTCAAAAATTACCGCCACGCACAATACGCAAGATGGTTGGTATACCTATAAATTAAGGAAAGATTAAAGCCAAATTCTGTATTTTATTCGTACTTAAAATAAGCGACATCCACAAAAAGTAATGAATAAGGTAAAATGATTAACTTTGCGCTCCATTTTACTGAACAATGCTAGTAACGGTAATTAAATCAAAACTTCACCGGGTTAAAGTAACCCAGGCAGATCTCAATTATATTGGCAGCATAACCATAGATCCTGATCTGATGGAGGCTGCAAACATGATTGAGGGTGAAAAAGTACAAATCGTCAACGTGAATAACGGTGAACGTCTTGAAACATATATTATCACAGGCAAACGCGGCTCAGGCGAAATTTGCATGAATGGCCCCGCCGCCAGACGAGTTGCAGTAGGTGACATAATCATTGTAATTACTTATGCCATGATGGAATTTGAAGAAGCAAAAACCTTCAAGCCAGTTTTGGTTTTCCCAAATACCGAAACAAATAAATTGAAGTAGCTTCAAATAAACCGGTAGAAATGGCGTTATCCATCATTATATAAGAATTAACTACCGGTGAAGAATAAGCTTTTTGCCATCCTGAAACTTCTCATACCGCTTGCTTTTGGGCTTTTTCTCATTTGGCTATTCTATGACGCCTTGTGTGAGAAAGAAAAAATTCAATTGTTCAATGCTTTTGGCCAAGCCGATTATATGTGGGTGGGCATTTCTTTGATTTTTGGATTTGCCAGTCATATCTCACGTGCTTATCGTTGGAAATATATGTTAACTCCAATGGGTTATCAAGTTAATTTCTGGAACTCATACCATGCCGTGATGATTAGCAATTTTGTAAATCTTGCGTTTCCGAGGGCAGGTGAAATTTCTAGAGCAGCAGTGATTTCTAAAACTGAAAAAATTCCTTTTCAAAAAGGGTTTGGATCCATACTGGCTGAGCGAGCTGTAGATGTGGGTATGTTGGGTTTGGTTACCATCATTGGTATCGCTTTTCAATTTGATAAGTTTGATTTATTTCAGCATAAACTAGATGTTCTCAAAGAGGGTGCTGTTGGTAGTTGCGGAAATTTGTTCCTCTTCAACCTTTTTGCAAAAGTGGTGATGTACGGTATCATTCTGGCAATTGTTGCCGTTATTGGAGTCTACATTTTTAGAAAAAAATTCAGAGAACGCATTCGTCATTTTGTCAAAGGAATTATTGAAGGGGTGATTGCTATTTTCAAGATGAAGAAAAAAATGAAATTTATTTTTCACACCTTCTTTATCTGGGCCATGTATATATGCATGTTCAGTATTTGTTTTTTCTCACTTGATTCAACCGCAAATTTAGGACTTGATGCCATGTTACCCGGTTTTGTTGCGGGTACGGTGGGTATCATTTTAGTACAAGGGGGTATTGGAATTTATCCTGCCGCTGTGGGTATGATCATCACAATTTATATGGATCCAACCGGCACTATGAATATGCACCCTGAAGCGCTGGCTTTAGGATGGATAATCTGGACATCACAAACAGCCATGATGGTAATACTCGGCCTCATTTCTATGGCACTGAATGGTAAAAATGTTACCTTTGATGCTGATGAATCACTGGTCTCTGCTTCAGAAAAAGATAGTATCACGGAATGATTTAATCACTCAGGTGAAACTGTTGCAATCACAACAGAAAAAAATTGTTTTTACAAACGGCTGCTTTGACATTCTACACAAAGGTCATGTACAGTATTTGAATATGGCGGCAGATTTGGGTGATGTGCTGATAGTTGCTGTGAATAGTGATGCATCTGTGCGCAGACAAGGTAAGGGAGATGATCGTCCGGTAAATGATTTTCAAGCAAGAGCAACTGTATTGGCCAGTTTGGGTTGCATTAATTTTGTTGTTGAATTTGATGATGATACCCCGCTGGCACTGATTGAAAATCTCATTCCTGATGTGCTGGTGAAAGGCGGAGATTATGATCCTCATGAAAAAAATCCTGAATCAAAAAAATACATTGTAGGCAGAGAAGTTGTTCTTGAAAACAACGGAAAGGTAGAAGTGATTGATTTGGTACAAGGATATTCAACGACAAATCTTATTCAAAAATTAAAACGATGACCATTGCAGAAGCACAAAAATTAGTTGACGATTGGATCAAAACATATGGTGTCCGCTATTTCAATGAGCTAACCAATATGGCACAACTTACTGAAGAGGTTGGAGAAGTAGCCCGAATAATTGCACGGAGGTATGGTGAACAATCAGAAAAAGAATCAGACAAAGCAAAAGATTTGGGAGATGAAATGGCTGATGTGCTTTGGGTATTAATTTGTCTTGCTAACCAAACCGGTGTGAATCTAGAAGAAGCTCTCAAAAAAAATCTGGACAAAAAAACAAAAAGAGATCATTCAAGACATCATGAAAATGATAAACTGAAATAGTCATTCATTTTCTTCTGAACATTGGAAATACTGAAAACCTGATTGTGGTGATTGTGGTGATGCGATTAATCGCATCACCACAATCACCACCTACAATCACCAATGATGAGGTAGCATCTCAAAAAGTGTAAGGCCAAAAGTTATTCTGAAATTTTTTGACCTTTAACAGTCAAAAAAAATTTCGGAAATAACTTTTTGGGTGGCTTTAACACATAATGTATGAAAAAAGAGGAATTATTAACTAAAGAATTTTTAAAGCAGTTCAAGACAGGAGATGCCTTGAATAGTTTTATTGAAGAGCTTCAGAAACGGGGCATAGAACAGTTATTAGAAGGTGAAATGGATGCTCACCTTGGTTATGAAAAACATGAAAGATCCGATGGTAAAAATGCCAGAAACGGTCACATAACCAAGCGACTCAAAACCAAAGAAGGCGAAATGGAGGTAAAAGTGCCACGCGATCGCCAGTCAGAATTTAACCCTATTCTGGTTCCAAAACGCAAGAGCATGGTTGAGGGTGTAGAGAATATTATTGTCTCAATGTATGCCAAAGGAATGTCCGTGAGCGATATTGAAGAACAGATTCGAGAGCTCTACAATTTTGATGTGTCAACATCTACAATATCTCGCATTACCGAGCGTGTATTGAGCGATGTGAGTGCCTGGCAAAATCGTGCTCTTGATCCGGTCTATCTCGTAGTTTGGATGGATGGTATTGTTTTCAAGGTTCGAGAAAACTCAAGAGTGGTTGAAAAAACGGTTTACATTGCAATTGGACTTAATATTGATGGTAAAAAAGAAGTGCTTGGAATGTGGCTTGGAAAAAATGAATCTGCTGCCTTTTGGATGTCCGTACTGACTGACTTGAAAGCCAGAGGCGTAAGAGATATACTCATCACAGCTACCGATAATCTCAAGGGATTTACAGAAACTATCCGTGCTATTTTTCCCGAATCAACAAAACAAATCTGCGTGGTACACCAAATACGAAACTCTTGCAAGTACGTTTCCTACAAAGACAGGAAAGAGTTCTCAGCTGATATGAAACATATTTACAATGCTCCAAACCGTGATGCTGCCGCTATCGCTCTAGATGACCTTGAAAAAAAATGGGGCGGTAAATACGGTTATGCTATTAAAAGTTGGCGCGCCAACTGGGAGGAACTAACTGCGTTTCTTGACTTCCCGGTTGAAATCAGAAAAATTATTTATACAACCAATGTTATTGAAAATCTGAACGGAAAAATCAGAAAGTACACTAAAAATAAACTATCATACCCGACAGACGATGCCGTAATCAAATCCGTTTTTTTAGCAATAAGAGAAGCAACAAAACGATGGACCATGCCCATCAGAAGTTGGGGTGAAATATTAAATCAATTTATGATTATTTTTGGAGAAAGAATTAAACCGTAGCCGGAACTACTTACACACTTTTAGGGATACTGTCAATGATGAACTAAATAAACTTTAATTTCCTTTACCTACCTAAGGACAAGTAGTAACCGGATTACCACAAATCCATTCATTACTGATCCATCCTTCAACAGCACCATCACACGTTTCACATTTCACTTTGACAAAATCAAAATATGCGGAGAGAATTCTTATAGAAGATTCTGTTTTTATTTCGCCTACTTTGAATTCATCATTTTCTTCTGGATGTTTATACACCGGAATTTTCTGATCTCCATAATTTCTTGTCATTGCTCCTATCACGCTGTGGTGAATCCAGCCTGAAGTTTTGTCAAGAGGAGTTTCGTTGAATGAAACCAAATCATCAAATTCAAACCAGCCATCTTCAACTTTTTTGAGCGTTATCATATAGTCATCACCTTTGGATAGTTTTTGAATTATTTTGCCGTTTGGCTTATTCCTAACGTTGGTAGGGCCATTGGGATCTGGGTCGTTGACATAAGCGCGAAGTTCAAAATTTTCAAAGCCTGTGCTGTCATAGTTGAATTCGGCTTCTGTTACTGTTTCAGTAATTTGAACAGCAGTATCAGTTTGTGATTCTGTGTTACTGTTTTGTTGTTGGGCAGATTCTGTTGGACTTGTTTGAGCATCATTTCCGCAAGAAAACAAGAAAGCACTCATGCTGATTGTTGAGATCAATAATTTCAATTTCATAGAATATAGGTGAAGAGGTTCAGACCAAAGTACGAAAAAAATCAAGACAAATGACGGCAATTCTTTGTCAGACATAGGCTGACGGAATGAACCTGATTTTTACTCAATTCTGACGATATGTCACATGTTCAGCCCTTTATTGACGGCTTATCTGACAAAAACCAGCGTTTGAATGCGTGTTTTATCACTGGCATGCCAATTGAGAATGACATGCGGGGAATTAAAAAAACCAAAACGAAGTAAAAACAAAAAACACGTTTAATATGAGTAAGATTATTGGAATCGACTTAGGAACTACAAACTCTTGTGTATCTGTGATGGAGGGTAATGAACCAGTTGTAATTACTAATGCCGAAGGAAAAAGAACAACACCTTCCATTGTTGCATTTGTTGATGGAGGAGAACGCAAAGTGGGTGATCCGGCAAAGCGTCAGGCTATCACAAACCCTACGAAAACGATTTATTCAATTAAACGTTTCATGGGTATTTCATTTGATCAGGCATCTAAGGAGGTTGCCCGTGTGCCTTATGAAGTAGTAAAAGGAGACAACAATACACCGCGTGTAAAAATCGGAGATAGACAATATACCGCCCAGGAAATTTCTGCCATGATTCTTCAGAAAATGAAAAAAACAGCAGAAGATTATCTAGGGCAAGAAGTGACAGAAGCGGTAATTACCGTACCTGCTTATTTCAATGATGCTCAGCGTCAGGCTACCAAAGAGGCAGGTGAAATTGCTGGATTAAAAGTGAAAAGAATCATCAACGAACCAACTGCCGCAGCGCTGGCTTATGGTCTTGACAAAAAAAATAAAGATCAGAAAATTGTAGTGTTTGACTTTGGTGGTGGTACGCATGACGTATCTGTACTTGAATTAGGTGATGGTGTATTTGAAGTATTGTCAACTGATGGTGATACACACCTTGGGGGTGATGATGTGGATGATAAAATTATCAACTGGCTGGCTGAAGAATTTAAAAAAGATGAAGGCATTGATCTGAGAAAAGATCCAATGGCATTGCAACGTTTGAAAGAAGCGGCTGAAAAAGCAAAAATTGAATTGTCATCTTCTTCAACAACTGAAATCAACCTGCCTTACATTATGCCGGTTGATGGAATTCCAAAACACTTGGTGCGCACTTTATCACGAGCCATGTTTGAACAGTTGATTGATGATTTGATTAAAAGAACAATTGAACCATGTAAATCAGCACTGAAAAATGCAGGTCTTTCTACTTCTGATATTGATGAGGTAATTTTAGTAGGTGGTTCTACCAGAATTCCGGCGATACAAGAAGCGGTTAAAAAATTCTTTGGAAAAGAACCTTCAAAAGGAGTGAACCCGGATGAGGTAGTTGCAGTAGGTGCAGCAATTCAAGGTGGTGTATTGACCGGTGAAGTGAAAGATGTTTTGTTACTTGATGTAACTCCACTTTCATTAGGAATTGAAACAATGGGCGGTGTGATGACAAAATTAATTGAAGCCAACACAACTATTCCAACAAAAAAGTCAGAAGTATTTTCTACCGCTGCAGATAATCAAACAGCAGTTGACATTCATGTGCTGCAAGGTGAACGTCCAATGGCGGCTGATAACAGAACACTTGGAAGATTTCAGTTATCTGACATTCCACCGGCGCGCAGAGGGACACCACAAATTGAAGTGACTTTTGATATTGATGCAAACGGAATCATGAGCATTTCAGCAAAAGACAAAGCAACCGGAAAACAACAATCCATTAAAATTGAATCGTCATCCGGATTATCACAGGCTGAAATTGATAGAATGAAAGCTGAAGCAACTGCGAATGCTGACTCAGACAAACAGCGTCGTGAAGAAGCAGATAAATTGAACGCGGCCGATGCATTAATTTTCCAAACAGAAAGACAATTGAGTGAATACGGAGATAAAATTCCGGCAGATAAAAAGGCACCGATTGAAACTGCATTAGCTGATTTGAAAGCTGCACATCAAGCAAAAGATTTCGCCAGAATGGAGACCGCTATGCAAACCTTGAACAATGTTTTCCAGGCAGCAAGTCAGGATATGTACGCCAATACCGGCGGCACTGAAGGAGGACCAGAAGCTGGAGCAGATACCAATACCGGTTCAGGTAACAGCGCAGAGGCTGAAGATGTAGATTTTGAAGAGGTGAAAGACAAATAAGTATTTCCTTGGTTTACTTACAATAATTAGCACAAAAAAAACCGCCCGTTCTGAAAAGAGCGGGCGGTTTTCATTTTCTAGTTCCACCAGAAATTTATTCAATCACCACCTTCATCACCGAAATAGAATTTTCATTATCAAAGACGGTTGGCACAAGTGAAATTTTTACGGGGAGTTTGACCGTGGTTAGGTAAAATCAGCGTGAGTGAGAGAGTGAGAGCGTGCAATAAAGCCAATAGGTTAAATTTGTATTTATTACAACGACCAATACTCAATACCCTTAATTTTATTGCGGTAAATACCTTTGAGGTCAACAATTAAACCTTTGTCACCGCGCAGCATTTTTCTCAAATCATTTTCAGAATAATTTGAATACTCTTTGTGATTTACGGCAATGATGATGGCGTCATAATCATTAGATGGTTTTTCACATAAGTTGAATCCGTATTCATGATAGACTTCTTTTGAATCAGCATGCGGGTCAATTACGTCAACCTTGCAGGCAAACGATTCCAATTCTGAAATCACGTTCACTACTTTTGAATTGCGTATGTCTGATACATCTTCTTTGAATGTTGCACCCATGATCAGCACTTTAGATTCCATTGGATTTTTACCTTGTGCAATCATTTTTTTTACGGTTTGTTTACCAACATAAAATCCCATGCTGTCATTTACATAACGACCAGAGTTGATAATTTTTGCGTGGTAACCCAATTGTTTTGCTTTGTGGGTAAGGTAATACGGGTCAACGCCAATGCAGTGTCCACCCACTAAACCGGGTTGAAATTTCAGAAAATTCCATTTTGTTCCGGCTGCCTCTAATACATCGTAGGTGTTAATGCCAAGGCGGTTGAAGATAATGGAGAGTTCATTGATCAGTGCAATATTTACATCACGTTGTGTGTTCTCTATAATTTTTGCAGATTCGGCAACTTTGATTGAAGCAGCACGGTGAACCCCGGCCTTAACAACCAGTTCATACACCTTTGCAACTTGCTCTGCTGATTCTTCACTACAACCTGAAGTTACTTTTACAATGGATGAAAGAGTATGCACTTTATCACCCGGATTAATCCGCTCAGGTGAGTAACCAACTTTGAAATCTGATCTGAATTTTAATCCTGATTCTCGTTCAAGAATTGGAATACAATCTTCTTCAGTACAGCCGGGATAAACGGTTGATTCGTACACAACATAATCACCTGCTTTGAGCACTTTACCAACGGTGCGGCTTGCGCCAATCAATGGAGTAAGATCAGGTAAATTACTTGCATCAATGGGAGTTGGAACAGCAATGATAAAAAAAGTAACATCACTCAAATCATGAATGTTTTCTGAAAATTCTATATCACATCCTTCAAAATCTTTTGATGCTAATTCGTTGCTGGGATCAATTTTATTGCGCATCATGTCAACGCGTTTTTCATTGATGTCAAATCCAACTACTTTAATTTTTTTAGCAAACTCAAGTGCAATTGGAAGACCTACATATCCTAAACCAATCACGGCTAATTTGGTTTCTTTTTTTACCAGTTTTTCGTAAATGCTGCTCATAAATTTATCTGACAAAATAATTATTTCTGATTTTTCATGTGTGTATCGCGCACTTCATAAATGCGCTGAATAATTTCAACCACTTTTAATCCTTCCAAGGCATTGGTTGTCGGTGTTGTTCTGTTTTTCAATGAGTCAACCACGTTTTCAATGATGTGATGGTGATTGGCTGCAGATCCTTTGTAAGCCCCATAATCATTGGCCGGATTTGAAGGACGAAGTGTAGGCATTGTATAATCTTTTATGTTGCACACTTCAATTTCGTTCATGTATTGACCACCAATTTTTACGCTACCGTTTTTACCAATAATGGTCATTGAACTTTCTAAGTTGGTATTCCAAATTGCGGTAGAATAATTGATACAACCCATTCCTCCGTTTAAAAAATCAAAACTTACAAATCCTGAATCTTCAAAGTCGGTAGTGTCTTTATGATTGAAGTCTGCAAATTTTCCCTGAATATTTGTGATATCACCAAACAACCAGTACATGATATCAATGAAGTGAGAGAACTGTGTAAAAAGTGTTCCACCATCAAGATCTGAAGTTCCTTTCCATCCACCTTTTTTATAGTAGCGCTCATCACGGTTCCAATAACAATTCAATTGCACCATGTAAATTTCACCCAGTAATTTATTGGTGATAATTTCTTTGATCCATTCTGACGGAGGTGAGTATCTATTTTGCATTACACAGAAAACCTGTTTGGAATGCTGAAGTGCAGTATAAATAATTTTCTCACACTGATCTTTGGTTAGTCCCATGGGTTTTTCACAAACTACATGGTGTCCGGTCTGCAGGGCTTTGATACTTTGTTCAGCGTGCAAACCGTTGGGTGTACAAATATTTACAACATCAAATTTGAGATCAGATGCCAACAGTTCATCCACCGAATTAAAAAACGGAACGCCTTCAAAATCTTCCATACCGCCACATTCATTTTTTGGACGGCTATCAGCCATGGCAATTAATTCTGATTCATCATTGCGTTGAATCATGGTGGCATGTCTTTTACCAATGTGTCCGCAACCAACCACGGCGAATTTTATTTTAGTTGAATTTCCCATTATTTGATACGGGTTACTTTATTGTTTTCTAATTTATAAACTTCTCCACTTTCAGGGCAGGTGGCAAGGTTTTCTTTAAATTCAAGTCTGTGTCCGTAGCTGCTCATCCAACCAATTTGTTTTGCCGGATTTCCAACCACTAAAGCATAGTCAGGAACTTCTTTCGTCACTACTGCGCCTGCACCAATAAAAGCAAAAGCACCAATTGGATGTCCGCAAACAATGGTGGCATTTGCCCCAATTGAAGCTCCACGTTTTACGATAGTTTGAAGGTATTGGTTACGTCGGTTCACTGCACTGCGCGGGTTAATCACATTGGTAAAAACCATAGATGGCCCTAAAAAAACATCATCTTCACAGACAACGCCGGTATAAATTGAAACATTGTTTTGAACTTTTACATTATTCCCTAAAACAACATCAGGTGATATCACCACGTTTTGTCCAATATTGCAGTTCTCACCAATTTTGCAATGAGGCATGACATGAGAAAAGTGCCAGATTTTTGTTCCTTTTCCAATTTCACAACCTTCATCAATGACGGCCGTTTCATGCGCAAAAAATATTTTTTCCTGATTTGTCATGCGATTATTTGATGATGTATTTATCAAAATTATGATGATCAACTTCTTTCAATTCATCCGGGGTCAGACTTTTAAAATAGGCGTATGTTCTCTTCAATCCTTCAGCGCGATTTATTTTTGGTTCCCATCCCAATAAATTTTTAGCCAATGTAATGTCCGGTTGACGTTGTTTTGGATCATTTTCAGGCAAAGGTTTGAAAACAATTTTCTG
This genomic stretch from Crocinitomicaceae bacterium harbors:
- a CDS encoding aspartate 1-decarboxylase; the protein is MLVTVIKSKLHRVKVTQADLNYIGSITIDPDLMEAANMIEGEKVQIVNVNNGERLETYIITGKRGSGEICMNGPAARRVAVGDIIIVITYAMMEFEEAKTFKPVLVFPNTETNKLK
- a CDS encoding flippase-like domain-containing protein → MKNKLFAILKLLIPLAFGLFLIWLFYDALCEKEKIQLFNAFGQADYMWVGISLIFGFASHISRAYRWKYMLTPMGYQVNFWNSYHAVMISNFVNLAFPRAGEISRAAVISKTEKIPFQKGFGSILAERAVDVGMLGLVTIIGIAFQFDKFDLFQHKLDVLKEGAVGSCGNLFLFNLFAKVVMYGIILAIVAVIGVYIFRKKFRERIRHFVKGIIEGVIAIFKMKKKMKFIFHTFFIWAMYICMFSICFFSLDSTANLGLDAMLPGFVAGTVGIILVQGGIGIYPAAVGMIITIYMDPTGTMNMHPEALALGWIIWTSQTAMMVILGLISMALNGKNVTFDADESLVSASEKDSITE
- the rfaE2 gene encoding D-glycero-beta-D-manno-heptose 1-phosphate adenylyltransferase, yielding MNHWSLLQKKIVSRNDLITQVKLLQSQQKKIVFTNGCFDILHKGHVQYLNMAADLGDVLIVAVNSDASVRRQGKGDDRPVNDFQARATVLASLGCINFVVEFDDDTPLALIENLIPDVLVKGGDYDPHEKNPESKKYIVGREVVLENNGKVEVIDLVQGYSTTNLIQKLKR
- a CDS encoding nucleotide pyrophosphohydrolase; protein product: MTIAEAQKLVDDWIKTYGVRYFNELTNMAQLTEEVGEVARIIARRYGEQSEKESDKAKDLGDEMADVLWVLICLANQTGVNLEEALKKNLDKKTKRDHSRHHENDKLK
- a CDS encoding IS256 family transposase; the protein is MKKEELLTKEFLKQFKTGDALNSFIEELQKRGIEQLLEGEMDAHLGYEKHERSDGKNARNGHITKRLKTKEGEMEVKVPRDRQSEFNPILVPKRKSMVEGVENIIVSMYAKGMSVSDIEEQIRELYNFDVSTSTISRITERVLSDVSAWQNRALDPVYLVVWMDGIVFKVRENSRVVEKTVYIAIGLNIDGKKEVLGMWLGKNESAAFWMSVLTDLKARGVRDILITATDNLKGFTETIRAIFPESTKQICVVHQIRNSCKYVSYKDRKEFSADMKHIYNAPNRDAAAIALDDLEKKWGGKYGYAIKSWRANWEELTAFLDFPVEIRKIIYTTNVIENLNGKIRKYTKNKLSYPTDDAVIKSVFLAIREATKRWTMPIRSWGEILNQFMIIFGERIKP
- the dnaK gene encoding molecular chaperone DnaK, with product MSKIIGIDLGTTNSCVSVMEGNEPVVITNAEGKRTTPSIVAFVDGGERKVGDPAKRQAITNPTKTIYSIKRFMGISFDQASKEVARVPYEVVKGDNNTPRVKIGDRQYTAQEISAMILQKMKKTAEDYLGQEVTEAVITVPAYFNDAQRQATKEAGEIAGLKVKRIINEPTAAALAYGLDKKNKDQKIVVFDFGGGTHDVSVLELGDGVFEVLSTDGDTHLGGDDVDDKIINWLAEEFKKDEGIDLRKDPMALQRLKEAAEKAKIELSSSSTTEINLPYIMPVDGIPKHLVRTLSRAMFEQLIDDLIKRTIEPCKSALKNAGLSTSDIDEVILVGGSTRIPAIQEAVKKFFGKEPSKGVNPDEVVAVGAAIQGGVLTGEVKDVLLLDVTPLSLGIETMGGVMTKLIEANTTIPTKKSEVFSTAADNQTAVDIHVLQGERPMAADNRTLGRFQLSDIPPARRGTPQIEVTFDIDANGIMSISAKDKATGKQQSIKIESSSGLSQAEIDRMKAEATANADSDKQRREEADKLNAADALIFQTERQLSEYGDKIPADKKAPIETALADLKAAHQAKDFARMETAMQTLNNVFQAASQDMYANTGGTEGGPEAGADTNTGSGNSAEAEDVDFEEVKDK
- a CDS encoding nucleotide sugar dehydrogenase, whose product is MSSIYEKLVKKETKLAVIGLGYVGLPIALEFAKKIKVVGFDINEKRVDMMRNKIDPSNELASKDFEGCDIEFSENIHDLSDVTFFIIAVPTPIDASNLPDLTPLIGASRTVGKVLKAGDYVVYESTVYPGCTEEDCIPILERESGLKFRSDFKVGYSPERINPGDKVHTLSSIVKVTSGCSEESAEQVAKVYELVVKAGVHRAASIKVAESAKIIENTQRDVNIALINELSIIFNRLGINTYDVLEAAGTKWNFLKFQPGLVGGHCIGVDPYYLTHKAKQLGYHAKIINSGRYVNDSMGFYVGKQTVKKMIAQGKNPMESKVLIMGATFKEDVSDIRNSKVVNVISELESFACKVDVIDPHADSKEVYHEYGFNLCEKPSNDYDAIIIAVNHKEYSNYSENDLRKMLRGDKGLIVDLKGIYRNKIKGIEYWSL
- a CDS encoding Gfo/Idh/MocA family oxidoreductase — translated: MGNSTKIKFAVVGCGHIGKRHATMIQRNDESELIAMADSRPKNECGGMEDFEGVPFFNSVDELLASDLKFDVVNICTPNGLHAEQSIKALQTGHHVVCEKPMGLTKDQCEKIIYTALQHSKQVFCVMQNRYSPPSEWIKEIITNKLLGEIYMVQLNCYWNRDERYYKKGGWKGTSDLDGGTLFTQFSHFIDIMYWLFGDITNIQGKFADFNHKDTTDFEDSGFVSFDFLNGGMGCINYSTAIWNTNLESSMTIIGKNGSVKIGGQYMNEIEVCNIKDYTMPTLRPSNPANDYGAYKGSAANHHHIIENVVDSLKNRTTPTTNALEGLKVVEIIQRIYEVRDTHMKNQK
- a CDS encoding N-acetyltransferase, which gives rise to MFFAHETAVIDEGCEIGKGTKIWHFSHVMPHCKIGENCNIGQNVVISPDVVLGNNVKVQNNVSIYTGVVCEDDVFLGPSMVFTNVINPRSAVNRRNQYLQTIVKRGASIGANATIVCGHPIGAFAFIGAGAVVTKEVPDYALVVGNPAKQIGWMSSYGHRLEFKENLATCPESGEVYKLENNKVTRIK